Proteins from one Deinococcus sp. AB2017081 genomic window:
- the folP gene encoding dihydropteroate synthase has translation MTGVHVLEFRRPVPGGVRTTRGWRLTWTGTAVMGIVNVTPDSFSDGGRHDTLAAALASARAMRDAGVLMVDIGGESTRPGAEPVDAPTELDRVLPLIRALAGEDVVISVDTMKAEVAAEALDAGAHVINDVTGLRDPAMVDVCVQAGAAACIMHMQGEPRSMQASPQYDDVVAEVHTALDARAAEVLDAGVPAVLIDPGIGFGKTLEHNLTLLRALPQFTAGPHPVLVGASRKRLIDYVADVPVAADRDPGTLALHLYAARSGTALVRAHAAAAHVQALRVQAALNRPAQGLHSDA, from the coding sequence TTGACCGGCGTCCATGTGCTCGAGTTCCGGCGGCCGGTACCGGGGGGGGTGCGGACGACCCGGGGATGGCGGCTGACGTGGACAGGGACTGCCGTGATGGGCATCGTGAATGTCACCCCCGACAGCTTCAGTGATGGCGGGCGGCACGACACCCTGGCCGCCGCCCTGGCGTCGGCGCGGGCCATGCGGGACGCGGGCGTACTGATGGTGGATATAGGTGGTGAGAGCACGCGCCCCGGAGCCGAGCCGGTCGACGCGCCGACCGAACTCGACCGCGTCCTGCCGCTGATCCGTGCCCTGGCCGGGGAGGACGTCGTGATCTCGGTGGACACCATGAAGGCGGAGGTGGCGGCCGAGGCCCTGGACGCCGGTGCCCACGTGATCAACGACGTGACCGGACTCCGTGACCCGGCGATGGTCGACGTCTGCGTGCAGGCCGGTGCTGCCGCCTGCATCATGCACATGCAGGGCGAGCCGCGCAGCATGCAGGCCAGCCCGCAGTACGACGACGTGGTGGCCGAGGTGCACACCGCCCTCGATGCGCGGGCCGCCGAGGTGCTCGATGCCGGAGTGCCCGCCGTGCTGATCGACCCTGGCATCGGCTTCGGCAAGACGCTGGAGCACAACCTGACGCTGCTGCGGGCGCTGCCGCAGTTCACCGCAGGGCCGCACCCCGTCCTGGTCGGCGCGAGCCGCAAGCGCCTGATCGACTATGTCGCGGATGTGCCCGTCGCCGCCGACCGCGATCCGGGCACGCTGGCCCTGCATCTGTATGCCGCCCGCAGCGGCACCGCGCTGGTTCGGGCCCACGCGGCGGCGGCCCACGTGCAGGCGCTGCGCGTGCAGGCGGCCCTGAACCGCCCGGCCCAGGGGCTACACTCGGACGCGTGA
- the folB gene encoding dihydroneopterin aldolase produces the protein MTSRVVLEGLEFHARHGVYDTEAVLGARFVVDAELHYDFAGLPDDLARAVNYAAVYDAIRDEVTGRRHNLIEVLTDRIARRLLRDQPTLERVVVRVHKPFAPLPGVFRDVYAELELRQDMAHA, from the coding sequence GTGACGAGCCGGGTTGTCCTGGAGGGACTGGAATTCCATGCGCGGCATGGCGTGTACGACACCGAGGCCGTGCTGGGCGCACGCTTCGTGGTGGATGCCGAATTGCACTACGACTTCGCCGGGCTGCCCGACGATCTGGCGCGAGCCGTGAACTATGCCGCCGTGTACGATGCTATCCGGGATGAGGTGACGGGCCGCCGCCACAACCTGATCGAGGTGCTGACGGACCGGATCGCGCGCCGGCTGCTGCGTGACCAGCCGACCCTGGAGCGGGTGGTCGTGCGCGTGCACAAGCCTTTCGCGCCGCTGCCCGGCGTGTTCCGGGACGTGTACGCGGAGCTGGAACTGCGTCAGGACATGGCCCACGCGTGA
- the folK gene encoding 2-amino-4-hydroxy-6-hydroxymethyldihydropteridine diphosphokinase, with translation MSVAYVALGANLGRPLETLVWAVNEVARVGTLRGVSGLYRTAPVGGPDGQPDYLNAVLALETTHAPAELLAELHAIEGQAGRERRERWAARVLDLDLILYDDVVLDSPLHLPHPRAWERAFVLVPLAELAPDFRHPQTGERVAEALARIGTVGVQWENDPAWPP, from the coding sequence GTGAGCGTGGCCTACGTCGCGCTGGGCGCGAACCTGGGCCGCCCGCTGGAGACCCTGGTGTGGGCAGTGAACGAGGTGGCGCGGGTGGGCACCCTGCGCGGCGTTTCGGGGCTCTACCGCACCGCGCCGGTCGGGGGGCCGGACGGTCAGCCGGACTACCTGAACGCCGTCCTGGCGCTGGAGACGACCCACGCCCCGGCAGAACTGCTCGCGGAGCTGCACGCCATCGAGGGGCAGGCCGGGCGGGAACGCCGCGAGCGCTGGGCGGCGCGGGTGCTCGACCTCGACCTGATCCTGTACGACGACGTGGTGCTGGACAGCCCGCTGCACCTGCCGCATCCACGTGCCTGGGAACGCGCCTTCGTGCTCGTCCCCCTGGCCGAGCTGGCCCCGGACTTCCGGCACCCGCAGACCGGGGAGCGCGTGGCCGAGGCCCTGGCACGCATCGGCACGGTCGGCGTGCAGTGGGAGAACGACCCTGCCTGGCCGCCGTGA
- a CDS encoding ImmA/IrrE family metallo-endopeptidase, translating into MTDALATPPAMLAQAKTRMRELAAAYAQAAPGRDAHSLMAGLPDVKLLFMPMGARDGAYDPEHHVIMINSSVRPERQRFTLAHEISHALLLRDDDLLSDLHDAFEGDRLEQVIETLCNTGAAAILIPADLMADMLERFGPTGRALGELSRRADVSASTALYTLAENTTAPVIYAVCAVTRAESDDGGPPAVGGPKELTVRASSAAPGVKYSLRPGTPIPTGHPVEMALDTRLHMTAESYVPFRSGRRMPAYVDAFPDRYRVMASFELRSDRTAQDTPAGGTPSADETDA; encoded by the coding sequence GTGACCGATGCGCTCGCCACGCCTCCTGCGATGCTTGCCCAGGCCAAGACCCGCATGCGGGAGCTGGCGGCAGCATATGCCCAGGCGGCTCCGGGCCGCGACGCCCACAGCCTGATGGCTGGCCTGCCGGACGTCAAACTGCTGTTCATGCCGATGGGTGCCCGCGACGGAGCGTACGACCCCGAGCACCACGTCATCATGATCAATTCCAGCGTGCGCCCGGAGCGGCAGCGGTTCACGCTGGCCCACGAGATCAGTCACGCCCTGCTTCTGCGGGACGACGATCTGCTCAGCGACCTGCACGACGCCTTCGAGGGCGACCGCCTGGAGCAGGTGATCGAGACGCTGTGCAACACCGGGGCAGCGGCCATCCTGATTCCGGCCGATCTGATGGCGGACATGCTGGAGCGCTTCGGGCCGACCGGACGGGCGCTGGGGGAGCTGTCCCGCCGGGCCGACGTGAGCGCCAGCACGGCCCTGTACACCCTGGCCGAGAACACCACCGCACCTGTCATCTACGCCGTGTGTGCGGTGACTCGGGCCGAGAGTGACGACGGTGGCCCGCCAGCCGTGGGCGGCCCGAAGGAACTGACGGTGCGGGCCAGCAGCGCGGCTCCTGGCGTGAAGTACTCGCTGCGTCCGGGCACGCCCATTCCCACCGGGCATCCGGTCGAGATGGCGCTGGACACCCGGCTGCACATGACGGCCGAGTCCTACGTGCCCTTCCGCTCGGGGCGGCGGATGCCTGCCTATGTGGACGCGTTTCCCGACCGCTACCGGGTGATGGCGAGCTTTGAACTGCGCTCAGACCGGACTGCCCAGGACACGCCGGCAGGCGGCACGCCGTCCGCAGACGAGACGGACGCTTGA
- a CDS encoding hydroxyacid-oxoacid transhydrogenase yields the protein MDTADSTPRESIFTIEATPVKFGPGAGTDAGWELTRLGVRRAFVVIDPYVQAAGIAQGVLDSLRAAGVDTVLYDDVDTEPDLSALNRAVQAARAADPDGFVAIGGGSAIDTAKVANLLTTHGGEIMDWVNPPVGGGRLPPGPLRPLLAIPTTSGSGSEATTVAIVDLPELGIKSGISHRTLRPAQAIVDPELTRTAPAAVTAAAGLDVVCHAAESFLSRPYTTRPRPESPAFRPPYQGSNPVADVWSAEALRSGGRYLRRAVQGGDLEARGAMMLAATMAGVGFGSAGVHIPHACAYPIAGLRHHAHPDGYPGTKAFIPHGFSVIVTAPAAFRYTFDADPAKHVRAAELLTGQPQEPDDRDALPRALTHLMQDVGAPTRLRDLGYSATDLPALVDGALKQQRLLAVAPRTPDRAALEGILRASL from the coding sequence ATGGACACCGCAGACAGCACGCCCCGAGAGAGCATCTTCACCATCGAGGCCACGCCCGTGAAATTCGGCCCCGGCGCGGGCACGGACGCCGGGTGGGAGCTGACGCGGCTGGGCGTGCGCCGCGCCTTTGTCGTGATCGACCCCTATGTGCAGGCCGCCGGGATCGCGCAGGGCGTGCTGGACAGCCTGCGGGCGGCCGGGGTGGACACGGTGCTGTACGACGACGTGGACACCGAGCCGGATCTCTCGGCCCTGAACCGCGCCGTGCAGGCGGCCCGCGCCGCCGACCCGGACGGCTTCGTCGCCATCGGGGGGGGCAGCGCCATCGACACCGCCAAGGTCGCCAACCTGCTCACCACGCACGGGGGCGAGATCATGGACTGGGTGAACCCGCCCGTGGGTGGGGGGCGCCTGCCGCCCGGCCCGCTGCGGCCCCTGCTCGCCATTCCCACGACCTCTGGCAGCGGCTCGGAGGCGACGACGGTGGCGATCGTGGATCTGCCGGAACTGGGGATCAAGTCCGGGATCAGCCACCGCACGCTGCGGCCCGCTCAGGCCATCGTCGATCCGGAGCTGACGCGCACTGCTCCGGCCGCCGTGACCGCAGCGGCCGGGCTGGACGTGGTGTGCCACGCCGCCGAGAGCTTCCTGAGCCGGCCCTACACCACCCGCCCGCGCCCGGAGTCGCCGGCCTTCCGGCCCCCCTACCAGGGCAGCAACCCGGTCGCCGACGTGTGGTCGGCCGAGGCGCTGCGCAGCGGCGGGCGGTATCTGCGCCGCGCCGTGCAGGGCGGGGATCTGGAGGCGCGCGGCGCGATGATGCTGGCCGCCACCATGGCCGGCGTGGGCTTCGGCTCGGCGGGCGTGCACATCCCGCATGCCTGCGCGTATCCCATCGCAGGGCTGCGCCACCACGCGCACCCGGACGGCTACCCCGGCACCAAGGCATTCATCCCGCACGGGTTCAGCGTGATCGTGACCGCGCCCGCCGCGTTCCGCTACACCTTCGACGCCGATCCAGCCAAGCACGTGCGGGCCGCCGAACTCCTGACCGGCCAGCCGCAGGAACCAGATGACCGCGACGCCCTGCCGCGGGCCCTGACGCACCTAATGCAGGACGTGGGTGCCCCCACCCGCCTGCGCGACCTGGGCTATTCGGCAACGGATCTGCCCGCCCTGGTGGACGGTGCCCTGAAACAGCAGCGTCTGCTGGCCGTGGCCCCCCGCACGCCGGATCGCGCTGCTCTGGAGGGC